A stretch of Scheffersomyces stipitis CBS 6054 chromosome 2, complete sequence DNA encodes these proteins:
- the LPR1 gene encoding Leucine permease transcriptional regulator, which yields MTGNKSRRSASKKLSHLIPNIDATSSSNGSVVKKSASKAKKSRHVQQLTGSGSSSPVKHVKGEYDVVIDTSKTNIDKKYRIPKLPSIGNTVPTSSHSSSSSKSEQSDNSLVSNAWPESLSHFVSTSFLRASHLDEVTKTQFNKQMQQLIEMAIAKNMLWSNDWMIQKIPILDGGVDLSLVSQESEPETGNGFAPSRSNSPAIHDYQALNTKRSADYESKERKKQRSERFQTVSSSPRPVKVSTSSSPVFVGISQALEKNYLRLTSEPKPEMVRPQDVLERSMDYVLAVYEANKIYSYIINQFKSIRQDLTVQHIKNDFTIYVYETNARISLQNRDLGEFNQCQSQLNYLYYMMRKSSTGSTNRFFASEVEFLAYRILYMMITNNHSEVFKLKLTLINNFSQFTRTAEEEDLFDFIELLFRLHQDIITEDFHDFFFSIKNLKSSAKLSLALATIRTYLFEKNRLRSLYLMTSSYKKLNTSFVKDELCFDDVDALITFLQRNKLTSIVSGTAQEVNCVVAKPMLVQIVNQPNF from the coding sequence ATGACGGGAAACAAATCCAGACGGTCAGCTTCCAAGAAACTTTCACATTTAATCCCCAATATTGATGCCacgtcttcttcaaatggcTCAGTAGTCAAGAAAtcagcttccaaagcaaaaAAAAGCAGACACGTACAGCAATTGACAGGATCTGGCTCGTCGTCTCCAGTGAAGCATGTTAAAGGAGAATATGATGTTGTAATAGATACTTCCAAGACTAACATAGACAAAAAGTACAGAATACCCAAGCTACCACTGATCGGTAATACAGTTCCAACATCATCACATTCTTCGTCAAGTTCCAAATCAGAACAGTCTGATAATTCCTTGGTGTCCAATGCCTGGCCAGAGTCACTTCTGCATTTTGTCTCTACCAGTTTTCTCAGAGCCAGCCATTTAGATGAAGTAACAAAGACGCAGTTCAACAAACAGATGCAACAGCTTATAGAAATGGCTATAGCCAAAAACATGTTATGGAGCAACGACTGGATGATTCAGAAGATCCCCATCTTGGATGGAGGTGTAGACCTCTCTCTAGTATCACAAGAATCAGAGCCAGAAACAGGAAATGGTTTCGCACCTTCCAGACTGAACAGCCCTGCAATCCACGATTACCAGGCTCTCAATACCAAACGTTCTGCTGACTATGAATCgaaagagagaaagaaacagagaTCTGAGAGATTCCAGACGGTTTCGCTGAGTCCCAGACCTGTGAAAGTTTCAACGCTGTCGTCTCCAGTGTTTGTAGGAATCAGCCAGGCCCTAGAGAAAAACTACCTTCGTCTCACTTCTGAGCCAAAACCTGAAATGGTGAGACCTCAAGATGTGTTGGAACGTAGTATGGACTATGTGTTGGCTGTATACGAGGCAAACAAGATATATTCATACATTATTAACCAGTTCAAGTCTATACGGCAGGACCTTACAGTGCAGCATATCAAGAACGATTTTACGATTTATGTTTACGAGACGAATGCAAGAATATCCTTGCAGAACAGGGACTTGGGTGAATTCAACCAATGCCAGTCACAGCTCAACTACTTGTATTATATGATGAGAAAAAGTAGCACTGGGCTGACCAACAGGTTTTTTGCCCTGGAAGTAGAATTTTTGGCATATCGTATTCTTTACATGATGATTACTAACAACCATAGTGAAGTGTTCAAGTTAAAATTAaccttgatcaacaacttctcgCAGTTCACCCGgacagcagaagaagaagacttaTTTGACTTTATTGAACTACTATTTAGATTACATCAGGACATTATAACCGAGGATTTCCACgattttttctttctgatcaagaatttgaagctGTCAGCCAAGTTGTCTTTGGCATTGGCGACGATCAGAACATATTTATTTGAGAAGAATAGACTTCGAAGCTTGTATCTCATGACAAGCAGTTACAAGAAGCTCAATACTTCTTTTGTTAAAGATGAGCTCTGTTTCGACGACGTGGATGCTTTGATTACATTTTTGCAAAGAAACAAGTTGACGAGCATTGTATCCGGCACTGctcaagaagtcaattgtGTCGTAGCTAAGCCCATGTTGGTGCAAATAGTAAATCAGCCCAACTTCA
- the YUH1 gene encoding ubiquitinyl hydrolase 1 (go_component intracellular~go_funtion ubiquitin thiolesterase activity~go_process ubiquitin-dependent protein catabolism) — protein MAAGDSKSVIPLESNPAIFSELAFKLGLSPVVDFHDVYSLTDTELLAFLPNPVYAVILLFPLTESYENYRKTEDSNIPQAYHNQHIETIKWFKQTIGNGCGLYALLHALGNLPNDLIISNSVLSSLLAKLDQRVSVEEVSKIVEDLEASIKLDQNYGEKGQTSVPAADEEIYFHFITFVKGKDNHLYELDGRRNGPIDLGPTDEHNTSIISVPQLTEKIQFYINNADEANKHNFAMMAIGPSLD, from the coding sequence ATGGCTGCTGGTGATTCCAAGTCTGTGATTCCTCTCGAATCCAACCCCGCAATTTTCAGCGAATTAGCATTCAAACTTGGCCTTTCTCCAGTTGTAGACTTTCACGATGTCTATTCTCTCACAGACACTGAGTTGTTAGCGTTCTTGCCCAATCCCGTCTATGCCGTTATATTGCTCTTTCCCTTGACCGAGTCATACGAAAACTACAGGAAGACCGAGGATCTGAACATTCCACAAGCTTATCATAATCAACATATTGAAACCATCAAGTGGTTTAAACAGACCATTGGAAATGGCTGCGGCTTATACGCACTTTTACATGCTTTGGGAAATTTGCCCAATGATCTCATAATATCTAACCTGGTCTTGTCCAGCTTGTTGGCGAAGTTGGACCAACGtgtttctgttgaagaagtttcaaaAATCGTAGAAGATCTAGAAGCATCAATCAAACTTGATCAGAATTACGGTGAAAAGGGCCAGACTTCTGTTCCCGCTgcagacgaagaaatttACTTCCATTTCATCACTTTTGTCAAAGGAAAGGACAATCATTTGTATGAACTCGATGGAAGGAGAAACGGGCCAATTGATCTTGGTCCTACTGACGAACACAATACCAGCATTATCTCAGTTCCACAATTGACCGAGAAAATACAGTTTTACATCAATAATGCGGATGAGGCAAACAAGCACAACTTTGCCATGATGGCCATTGGCCCATCGTTGGATTAA
- a CDS encoding unnamed protein product encodes MVSDPIVYKRTWYFAAYIFCATAVRMWPLLLVKENQIANSKSYILTLLFLALPLLLQGFFYGVTVGMNRKFKQRLEQSFYNFYYPLIEEVLRFLFVFWLSRVGVLSYRSLACAFVIQSTVNNDMDNYYTFFSIPRFDKLYDLWINQDKYKTRLENSEEVESLLQSILNNEEYDRNRKSIVSTNSDDTLADERKLSIKHFPSSFNMKKSQSSSSTPMAASKSINTLSSLQSSKSHSILAKQKSAYDFVDKLYSISPKNTYHLNTATAIAALETNQENYAALDNEDPLSKVSYCHENIDEEDDNSSISNKDTHWGGGGGGNFKYKFPGGPKIEFGAGAGFDYRHSEGHIPDDDGGQPEQPQHPSHHTPSTSKPRTESSVSTVCLPYVPGRSNYTRSPVSWFSWLAPPFFSRDNYDPAHLSDASPILQQRLSTYRLNDEEQYPHRDSVDSRLQQPVQQQSSIIHSNSIERYYNFMYFVNYYFDFCLKTRPELVVDSCFKTYGILTLDMPLLYFLLDCTASICCESVSLLTFANFFMKSGSLTPIYFLASLVIVNKLFTINFLKNPENRFNFKFVIIIKALFAILLLLAWFAICTPI; translated from the coding sequence ATGGTGCTGGATCCCATCGTCTACAAGAGAACATGGTACTTCGCAGCTTATATATTCTGCGCCACGGCTGTCCGCATGTGGCCTTTACTTCTTGTAAAGGAGAACCAGATTGCCAATAGTAAGCTGTACATATTGACCTTGTTGTTTCTTGCTTTGCCTCTTCTTTTACAAGGATTTTTCTATGGTGTCACAGTAGGCATGAACAGAAAATTCAAGCAAAGGCTCGAACAACTgttctacaacttctacTACCCGCttatagaagaagttttACGTTTCTTGTTTGTGTTCTGGTTGTCTCGTGTTGGAGTGTTGCTGTATAGAAGCTTAGCTTGTGCATTTGTTATACAAAGCACCGTCAACAATGACATGGATAATTATTACACATTTTTTTCCATTCCTCGTTTTGACAAGTTGTACGACCTCTGGATCAATCAGGACAAGTACAAAACCAGGTTGGAAAACCTGGAAGAAGTCGAGTCTTTGCTCCAGAGCATCTTGAATAATGAAGAGTAtgacagaaacagaaaatccATCGTTTCGACAAACTCTGATGACACCCTTGCTGATGAACGCAAGTTGTCCATCAAGCactttccatcttctttcaacatgaagaagtcacagTCGCTGAGCAGCACGCCCATGGCTGCAAGCAAAAGCATCAACACCTTAAGCTCATTGCAGAGCTCCAAATCGCATTCCATATTAGCCAAGCAGAAGTCAGCATACGATTTTGTAGATAAActatattctatttctcCCAAAAACACATACCACTTAAACACAGCTACTGCTATTGCTGCCTTGGAGACTAACCAAGAAAACTATGCTGCCCTCGACAACGAAGATCCTTTATCCAAAGTCTCGTACTGTCACGAAAATATTGATGAGGAAGATGACAACAGCTCAATTTCTAACAAAGACACCCATTGGGGAGGTGGCGGTGGTGGAAACTTTAAATACAAGTTTCCTGGTGGACCCAAAATCGAATTTGGCGCTGGTGCTGGTTTTGATTACAGGCATTCGGAAGGACATATACCTGACGACGACGGTGGTCAACCAGAGCAACCGCAACATCCATCACATCATACACCATCAACATCTAAGCCAAGGACCGAACTGAGTGTATCTACAGTTTGTCTCCCATATGTTCCTGGACGTTCCAATTACACTCGATCTCCAGTTTCCTGGTTTTCATGGCTCGCTCCACCTTTCTTCTCTCGTGACAATTACGATCCTGCCCATCTCCTGGATGCTTCCCCAATTTTACAGCAACGTTTGTCGACATATAGACtaaatgatgaagaacagTATCCACACAGGGATTCGGTAGACTCGAGATTGCAACAGCCTGTCCAACAACAATCCAGCATAATACACTCTAACTCAATCGAGAGGTACTACAACTTCATGTATTTTGTAAACTACTATTTTGACTTCTGTTTGAAAACCCGTCCAGAGTTGGTAGTTGATTCGTGTTTCAAGACATACGGTATCTTGACTTTGGACATGCCATTATTGTACTTTCTACTTGATTGTACAGCCAGCATTTGCTGCGAAAGCGTCTCGTTGCTCACATTTGCTAATTTTTTCATGAAATCTGGTTCTCTCACTCCTATTTACTTTCTCGCCAGTTTGGTAATAGTGAATAAGTTGTTCACCataaacttcttgaagaaccCTGAGAATAggttcaatttcaagtttgtCATAATAATCAAAGCACTCTTTGCCATACTCCTCTTGCTTGCCTGGTTTGCTATTTGTACTCCCATATGA
- the PSK1 gene encoding Ribosomal protein S6 kinase and related proteins (go_funtion protein kinase activity; ATP binding; protein serine/threonine kinase activity~go_process protein amino acid phosphorylation) gives MADIFNMDGYDENSVTITAPEPELNYRMLDPSSSSDENEPEEYHPRDEHANVVAELPIPIPARNRRKSSIASSYEVGIRESYVASTLVVNNSPSIGYKPKLADFEPLKVLGKGSYGKVLLVRERSTGKLFASKQLKKASLIINEDTNEIHEANYRRTLNEKTILEKVNHPNIVKLYYAFQDNNKVYLILEYLDGGELFHHLALERFMSEKNACYYIAQMILALRYLHCNLKVIYRDLKPENCMLNSNGNLVLTDFGLSKESSGDKNHSMTGTAQYMAPEVIKGEPYDYSVDWWSLGCVAFDLLTGSPPFSGNNNKKIMEKILSSKKTLKFPFYLSLDAKDFLKKLLQVNPEKRFNIDGDFDKVKRHRFFRYINWDDLENIEQSETIPPILPIITDSVLAENFDKDFTEMAFTPQSHDTGRDILHVNGFTYTNSNYLSLQSQFKQN, from the exons CTTTAACATGGATGGCTACGACGAG AACTCGGTCACAATAACAGCCCCGGAACCGGAGTTAAACTATAGGATGCTTGATccctcctcctcctccgACGAGAACGAGCCTGAAGAGTACCATCCGCGAGATGAACATGCGAACGTGGTGGCAGAATTGCCCATTCCGATTCCCGCCAGaaatagaaggaaaagcTCGATTGCATCTTCGTATGAAGTGGGAATCAGGGAGTCGTATGTCGCATCTACACTTGTAGTTAACAATAGTCCTTCCATAGGATACAAGCCGAAGCTAGCAGACTTCGAGCCTTTGAAAGTGTTGGGGAAAGGCTCTTATGGAAAAGTCCTCCTTGTGCGAGAAAGATCCACGGGCAAGTTGTTTGCGctgaagcaattgaaaaaagCATCGTTGATCATCAACGAAGATACAAACGAGATACACGAGGCAAACTACAGAAGAACGCTTAACGAAAAGACCATCTTGGAAAAAGTCAACCACCCGAACATCGTAAAGCTATATTACGCCTTCCAGGACAATAACAAGGTGtatttgatcttggaatACTTGGATGGCGGAGAGCTTTTCCACCATTTGGCTCTTGAAAGATTCAtgagtgaaaaaaatgCTTGCTATTATATAGCACAGATGATATTGGCTCTTCGATATTTGCACTGCAACTTGAAGGTAATCTATCGAGATTTAAAGCCCGAAAATTGCATGTTGAATTCAAATGGTAATCTTGTGTTGACAGACTTTGGTTTGTCGAAAGAATCCTCGGGAGACAAGAACCACTCAATGACAGGTACAGCACAGTACATGGCACCGGAAGTCATCAAAGGGGAACCTTACGACTACTCTGTCGATTGGTGGTCATTGGGATGTGTAGCGTTCGATCTTTTGACAGGATCCCCTCCATTTTCAGGAAACAACAATAAGAAGATCATggagaagatcttgtcgaGTAAGAAGACGTTGAAGTTTCCATTCTATCTAAGTCTTGATGCCAaggacttcttgaagaagttgttgcaAGTCAATCCCGAAAAAAGGTTCAACATAGACGGAGATTTTGACAAAGTAAAAAGGCatagatttttcagatacATTAACTGGGATGATTTAGAAAACATAGAGCAAAGTGAGACAATTCCACCCATTCTCCCCATTATCACAGACCTGGTGTTGGCAGAGAACTTCGACAAGGACTTTACAGAAATGGCTTTCACACCACAATCACACGACACCGGTAGAGACATCTTACATGTGAACGGGTTCACATACACAAACTCCAACTACTTGTCACTTCAAAGTCAGTTCAAACAAAATTAG